A genomic region of Stenotrophomonas sp. NA06056 contains the following coding sequences:
- a CDS encoding acetyl-CoA C-acyltransferase: MTKQIQDAYIVAATRTPVGKAPKGMFRNTRPDDMLAHVLRSVVAQAPGVDVNRIDDAIIGCAMPEAEQGMNVARIGVLLAGLPNTIAAQTVNRFCSSGLQAVAQAADAIRLGNADLMLAGGTESMSMVPMMGNKIAMAPSVFDNDHVAIAYGMGITAEKVAEEWKVSREDQDAFALASHQKAMAAIQNGDFKDEISPYEIVSHQPDLADGKRIITRNKVADTDEGPRPDSSAEGLAKLRPVFRNGQFGGTVTAGNSSQMSDGAGAVLLASEQAIKDYGLTPLARFVSFSVAGVRPEVMGIGPIAAIPKALKQAGLTQDQLDWIELNEAFAAQSLAVIRDCGLDPSKVNPLGGAIALGHPLGATGAIRTATLLHGLRRRQQKYGMVTMCIGTGMGAAGIFEAL, encoded by the coding sequence ATGACCAAGCAAATCCAGGACGCCTACATCGTCGCCGCCACCCGTACCCCGGTTGGCAAGGCGCCCAAGGGCATGTTCCGCAACACCCGCCCCGACGACATGCTGGCCCACGTGCTGCGCAGCGTCGTCGCCCAGGCACCGGGCGTGGACGTCAACCGCATCGATGACGCGATCATCGGCTGCGCGATGCCGGAAGCCGAGCAGGGCATGAACGTGGCCCGCATCGGCGTGCTGCTGGCTGGCCTGCCGAACACCATCGCCGCGCAGACCGTGAACCGCTTCTGCTCCTCCGGCCTGCAGGCCGTGGCGCAGGCCGCCGACGCGATCCGCCTTGGCAACGCCGACCTGATGCTGGCCGGTGGCACCGAATCGATGTCGATGGTGCCGATGATGGGCAACAAGATCGCGATGGCCCCGAGCGTGTTCGACAACGACCACGTCGCCATTGCCTACGGCATGGGCATCACCGCCGAGAAGGTCGCTGAAGAGTGGAAGGTCTCGCGCGAAGACCAGGACGCGTTCGCCCTGGCCTCGCACCAGAAGGCCATGGCGGCCATCCAGAATGGCGACTTCAAGGACGAGATCAGCCCGTACGAGATCGTCTCGCACCAGCCCGACCTGGCCGACGGCAAGCGCATCATCACCCGCAACAAGGTGGCTGATACCGACGAGGGCCCGCGCCCGGATTCCTCGGCAGAAGGCCTGGCCAAGCTGCGCCCGGTGTTCCGCAATGGCCAGTTCGGCGGTACCGTCACCGCTGGCAACTCCTCGCAGATGAGCGATGGCGCCGGTGCGGTGCTGCTGGCCTCGGAACAGGCGATCAAGGATTACGGCCTGACCCCGCTGGCCCGTTTCGTCAGCTTCTCGGTGGCCGGCGTGCGCCCGGAAGTGATGGGCATCGGCCCGATCGCCGCGATTCCGAAGGCACTGAAGCAGGCCGGCCTGACCCAGGACCAGCTGGACTGGATCGAGCTCAACGAAGCCTTCGCCGCACAGTCGCTGGCAGTGATCCGCGATTGCGGCCTGGACCCGAGCAAGGTCAACCCGCTGGGCGGCGCGATCGCCCTGGGCCACCCGCTGGGCGCGACCGGTGCGATCCGTACCGCCACCCTGCTGCACGGCCTGCGTCGTCGCCAGCAGAAGTACGGCATGGTGACGATGTGCATCGGCACCGGCATGGGCGCAGCGGGTATTTTCGAGGCGCTGTAA
- a CDS encoding integration host factor subunit beta encodes MTKSELIEILARRQAHLKADDVDLAVKSLLEMMGGSLSAGDRIEIRGFGSFSLHYRPPRLGRNPKTGESVALPGKHVPHFKPGKELRERVSSVLPLDADPA; translated from the coding sequence ATGACCAAATCCGAACTGATCGAAATCCTTGCGCGCCGTCAGGCGCACCTGAAGGCCGATGATGTCGATCTGGCGGTCAAGTCATTGCTGGAAATGATGGGGGGCTCACTGTCGGCCGGCGATCGCATCGAGATCCGCGGCTTTGGCAGTTTTTCGCTGCACTACCGTCCGCCGCGCCTGGGTCGCAACCCGAAGACCGGCGAATCGGTTGCCCTGCCGGGCAAGCATGTCCCTCATTTCAAGCCAGGCAAGGAATTGCGCGAGCGCGTCAGCAGCGTGCTGCCGCTGGACGCAGATCCGGCCTGA
- a CDS encoding lipopolysaccharide assembly protein LapA domain-containing protein — MKVFRLLVLLAVLILGLIIGAVNMTAMSINLLFTQLNTSVGVALIAALLIGVVVGAGLVLVSVVIPLYSQLRRANKSAAASSAPVAPSQSFDGR, encoded by the coding sequence ATGAAAGTTTTTCGTCTGCTGGTCCTGCTGGCGGTTCTGATCCTTGGTCTGATCATTGGTGCGGTCAACATGACGGCCATGTCGATCAACCTGCTGTTTACCCAATTGAACACCTCCGTTGGCGTGGCGCTGATTGCAGCCCTGCTGATCGGTGTCGTGGTCGGTGCTGGCCTGGTGCTGGTAAGCGTGGTGATTCCGCTCTACAGCCAGCTGCGCCGTGCCAACAAATCGGCGGCTGCATCGTCGGCGCCGGTCGCCCCCTCCCAGTCTTTTGATGGACGTTGA
- the galU gene encoding UTP--glucose-1-phosphate uridylyltransferase GalU, with product MSKRIRKAVFPVAGLGTRFLPATKTVPKEMLPIIDRPLIQYAVDEAIEAGCDTLVFITNRYKHAVADYFDKAYELEQKLERAGKQEQLELIRHVLPEGVRAIFVTQAEALGLGHAVLCAKAVIGDEPFAVLLPDDLIWNRGDGALKQMADLNEASGASVIAVEDVPHDKTASYGIVATEAFDGRKGRISQIVEKPKPEDAPSDLAVVGRYVLSPKIFELLEQTRTGAGGEIQLTDAIAELLKTEEVDAYRFEGTRFDCGTHLGLVEATIRFALDNPKLAGPAREKLAAMLAE from the coding sequence ATGAGCAAGCGCATTCGCAAGGCGGTATTTCCGGTAGCAGGTCTGGGTACGCGTTTTCTTCCGGCAACCAAGACGGTGCCGAAGGAAATGCTGCCGATCATTGATCGACCGCTGATCCAGTACGCCGTCGATGAAGCGATCGAAGCAGGCTGTGACACCCTGGTGTTCATCACCAATCGCTACAAGCACGCCGTTGCCGACTATTTCGACAAGGCCTACGAGCTGGAGCAGAAGCTCGAGCGCGCCGGCAAGCAGGAGCAGCTGGAGTTGATCCGCCATGTGCTGCCGGAAGGTGTGCGCGCGATCTTCGTCACCCAGGCCGAGGCGCTGGGCCTGGGCCATGCGGTGCTGTGTGCCAAGGCCGTGATCGGTGACGAACCGTTTGCGGTGCTGCTGCCGGACGACCTGATCTGGAACCGCGGCGACGGCGCGCTGAAGCAGATGGCCGATCTCAACGAAGCCAGTGGCGCCAGCGTCATTGCTGTTGAAGATGTGCCGCACGACAAGACCGCCAGCTATGGCATTGTCGCCACCGAGGCCTTCGATGGCCGCAAGGGCCGTATTTCGCAGATCGTCGAGAAGCCGAAGCCGGAGGACGCACCGAGCGATCTGGCGGTGGTGGGGCGCTACGTGCTGAGCCCGAAGATTTTCGAGTTGCTCGAGCAGACCCGCACCGGTGCCGGGGGCGAGATCCAGCTGACCGATGCGATCGCCGAACTGCTGAAGACCGAAGAGGTCGATGCCTATCGTTTCGAGGGCACCCGTTTCGACTGTGGCACGCATCTGGGTCTGGTGGAGGCGACGATCCGCTTCGCGCTGGACAACCCGAAGCTGGCCGGCCCGGCGCGCGAGAAGCTGGCGGCGATGCTGGCGGAATAA
- a CDS encoding nucleoside-diphosphate sugar epimerase/dehydratase produces MSSPWRDRILGLMPRTAIVCHDLFMVWACWQLLHAGRYSILADAPALPLWNVDTTLVLALQGLVFWRIGLYRGLWRFASVSDLLNIFKASFIGLIAIVLVLAWKRFNGVPMSVLVIYPFALSALLGAPRLLYRAWKDYQSLQSDSTARRVLILGAGQAAETLVRDLRRSGNFEPVGLLDDAPHLRGAKLQSLPILGTLDDAPAVARETAAKLLVIAMPSLDAVGMQRVVAICESTGIPFRTVPKLSDILQGQSLPGQLKEVAIEDLLGRKPIMPDWNLIRGWLGGRTVMVTGAGGSIGSELCRQCARHGAGRIVLLEISELLLLTIEGELRRSFPDVEIEAVLGDCGDPAVIRHALSLHPVDTAFHAAAYKHVPVLERQLREAVRNNILATENVARACLEARVEHFVFISTDKAVDPVNALGASKRYAEMICQSLDQKSTHTRFVTVRFGNVLASAGSVVPLFREQILKGGPVTVTDPEVSRYFMTIPEACQLILQAAASASHGAIYTLDMGEPVPIRVLAEQMIRLAGKQPYKDIPIIYTGMRPGEKLHETLFYSDEDYRPTAHPKILEAGVRAFSRDIVLGNVPKLREAIARYDIDTIQEVLFATMPEFSPIEQDAYISSAKVVPFPAREASRHQ; encoded by the coding sequence ATGTCTTCACCCTGGCGGGACAGAATCCTCGGCCTGATGCCGCGTACGGCCATCGTCTGCCACGACTTGTTCATGGTCTGGGCCTGTTGGCAGCTGTTGCATGCGGGTCGCTACTCGATCCTCGCCGATGCTCCCGCCTTGCCGCTGTGGAACGTGGACACCACGCTGGTGCTGGCGCTGCAGGGCCTGGTGTTCTGGCGTATCGGTCTCTATCGCGGGCTGTGGCGCTTCGCCAGCGTCAGCGACCTGCTGAACATCTTCAAGGCCAGCTTCATCGGCCTGATCGCCATTGTTCTGGTGCTGGCCTGGAAGCGCTTCAACGGCGTGCCGATGTCGGTGCTGGTGATCTATCCGTTTGCGCTGTCGGCACTGCTGGGCGCACCGCGCCTGTTGTACCGGGCATGGAAGGACTACCAGTCGCTGCAGTCCGATTCGACCGCGCGCCGTGTGCTGATTCTCGGCGCCGGCCAGGCCGCTGAAACCCTGGTGCGCGACCTGCGCCGGTCCGGCAACTTCGAGCCGGTCGGCCTGCTCGATGATGCGCCGCACCTGCGTGGCGCCAAGCTGCAGAGCCTGCCGATCCTGGGCACGCTGGACGACGCACCGGCGGTGGCCCGTGAGACTGCGGCCAAGCTGCTGGTGATCGCCATGCCCTCGCTGGATGCCGTCGGCATGCAGCGCGTGGTCGCCATCTGCGAGAGCACCGGCATTCCGTTCCGCACCGTGCCCAAGCTCAGCGACATCCTGCAGGGACAGTCGCTGCCGGGCCAGTTGAAGGAAGTGGCGATCGAAGATCTGCTCGGGCGCAAGCCGATCATGCCGGACTGGAACCTCATCCGCGGCTGGTTGGGCGGGCGCACGGTGATGGTGACCGGTGCCGGTGGCTCGATCGGGTCCGAGCTGTGTCGCCAGTGCGCGCGCCACGGTGCGGGTCGCATCGTGCTGCTGGAGATCAGCGAACTGCTGCTGTTGACCATCGAGGGCGAGCTGCGCCGTAGCTTCCCGGATGTCGAGATCGAAGCCGTGCTCGGTGACTGCGGCGATCCTGCAGTGATCCGCCATGCGTTGTCGCTGCATCCGGTCGACACGGCTTTCCATGCGGCTGCCTACAAGCATGTGCCGGTGCTGGAGCGTCAGCTGCGCGAAGCCGTTCGCAACAACATCCTGGCCACCGAGAACGTGGCCCGTGCCTGTCTGGAAGCCCGCGTCGAGCACTTCGTGTTCATTTCGACCGACAAGGCGGTGGACCCGGTCAATGCGCTGGGCGCCAGCAAGCGCTATGCGGAGATGATCTGCCAGAGCCTTGACCAGAAGTCCACGCACACCCGTTTCGTGACCGTACGCTTCGGCAACGTGCTGGCGTCGGCCGGCAGCGTGGTGCCGTTGTTCCGCGAGCAGATCCTCAAGGGCGGACCGGTCACGGTGACCGACCCGGAGGTCAGCCGCTATTTCATGACCATTCCCGAGGCGTGCCAGTTGATCCTGCAGGCCGCCGCATCGGCGTCGCATGGGGCGATCTATACGTTGGACATGGGCGAGCCGGTGCCGATCCGGGTGCTGGCCGAACAGATGATCCGCCTGGCGGGCAAGCAGCCCTACAAGGACATCCCGATCATCTACACCGGCATGCGTCCTGGCGAGAAGCTGCACGAGACGCTGTTCTATTCCGACGAGGACTACCGGCCGACCGCGCATCCGAAGATTCTGGAAGCCGGCGTACGTGCGTTCTCGCGCGACATCGTGCTGGGCAACGTGCCCAAGCTGCGCGAGGCGATTGCCAGGTACGACATCGATACGATCCAGGAAGTCCTGTTCGCGACCATGCCGGAATTCTCGCCAATCGAACAGGATGCTTACATTTCATCCGCTAAGGTTGTGCCCTTTCCGGCACGTGAGGCCAGCAGGCACCAATGA
- the lapB gene encoding lipopolysaccharide assembly protein LapB, with the protein MEFVSEWFWFFLCLPLAALAGWVIGRRGGQRHGDNQVSHLSSTYFRGLNYLLNEQPDKAIELFLHIAELDKETFETQVALGHLFRRRGEVDRAIRLHQGLVNRQDLSDAQRVQALLALGEDYMKSGLLDRAETVFTELAQLDQRAPQALKHLIGIYQAERDWEKAIDNATRFEDVTGEPMGKLIGQFECELAERFRGAGKLEEARAAIARAYQADAMSVRAGIIEGRLETDAGNAEAAVRAFERAARNDPEYLPEVLPALMENYRKVGDLAGARAFLSEMTEHYRGIAPVLALTRLMEEQEGVAPARAYLGRQLKDRPSVRGESALIDLTLAEGADSTATLHDLKHITDQLLVRNPAYRCTRCGFGARTHHWQCPSCKEWGTVKPLLNYAVL; encoded by the coding sequence ATGGAATTCGTTTCCGAGTGGTTCTGGTTCTTCCTGTGCCTTCCGTTGGCGGCGCTGGCCGGCTGGGTGATCGGACGCCGCGGCGGTCAACGCCACGGTGACAACCAGGTAAGCCACCTGTCCAGCACCTATTTCCGTGGCCTGAACTATCTGCTCAACGAGCAGCCGGACAAGGCCATCGAGCTGTTCCTGCACATCGCAGAGCTGGACAAGGAAACCTTCGAGACCCAGGTCGCGTTGGGCCATCTGTTCCGTCGCCGTGGCGAAGTGGACCGTGCGATCCGTCTGCACCAGGGTCTGGTCAACCGCCAGGACCTGAGCGACGCGCAGCGCGTGCAGGCCCTGCTGGCACTGGGCGAGGACTACATGAAGTCCGGCCTGCTGGACCGCGCCGAAACGGTGTTCACCGAACTGGCGCAGCTGGACCAGCGCGCACCGCAGGCGCTCAAGCACCTGATCGGCATCTACCAGGCCGAGCGCGACTGGGAAAAGGCGATCGACAACGCGACCCGTTTCGAAGATGTCACCGGCGAGCCGATGGGCAAGCTGATCGGGCAGTTCGAATGCGAGCTGGCCGAACGCTTCCGTGGCGCGGGCAAACTGGAAGAGGCGAGGGCGGCCATTGCCCGCGCTTACCAGGCCGATGCCATGTCGGTCCGCGCCGGCATCATTGAAGGTCGCCTGGAAACCGATGCGGGCAACGCCGAGGCCGCCGTGCGGGCTTTCGAGCGCGCTGCCCGCAACGATCCGGAGTACCTGCCCGAAGTGCTGCCCGCGCTGATGGAGAACTACCGCAAGGTCGGCGACCTGGCCGGTGCGCGTGCTTTCCTGTCCGAGATGACCGAGCACTACCGTGGTATCGCGCCGGTGCTGGCCCTGACCCGCCTGATGGAAGAGCAGGAGGGTGTTGCACCTGCCCGTGCCTACCTCGGCCGCCAGCTCAAGGATCGCCCGTCGGTGCGCGGCGAATCGGCACTGATCGACCTCACCCTGGCCGAGGGCGCAGATTCCACTGCCACCCTGCACGACCTCAAGCACATCACCGACCAGTTGCTGGTGCGCAACCCCGCCTACCGCTGCACCCGCTGCGGATTCGGCGCGCGTACCCATCACTGGCAATGCCCGAGCTGCAAGGAGTGGGGCACAGTCAAGCCGCTGCTGAACTACGCGGTGCTCTGA
- a CDS encoding glycosyltransferase family 4 protein, producing the protein MPWLVMAALLGLALLSAALTWAARVYALRRQLLDQPGERRSHSVATPRGGGIAIVISLLVAAAVAACVWPGAAPSLAVASLGLLLVAGIGWWDDHRPLPAMRRLMVHFVAAALLAGLVKMHGGSWLLSLLVLFFTASLINIWNFMDGINGIASSQAVIVALGFATVLPWPWSLVAIVLGLACLGFLPFNFPQARIFMGDVGSGALGYAVAVVLAVAALHTDIHWILLLLPLSAFLVDAGFTLLARMLSGQRWMEPHTQHVYQRAVQAGASHAQVTGMYFVLGLFSITVFNICTNLQPRWEAAVAVAWFAALTLLWLLLRNGLRHP; encoded by the coding sequence ATGCCCTGGCTCGTGATGGCCGCGCTGCTGGGCCTGGCCCTGCTCAGCGCAGCGTTGACCTGGGCGGCGCGCGTGTATGCCCTGCGCAGGCAGCTGCTGGATCAGCCCGGGGAGCGTCGCAGCCATAGCGTCGCCACCCCGCGTGGTGGCGGTATCGCCATCGTGATCAGCCTGCTGGTGGCTGCGGCTGTGGCTGCCTGTGTCTGGCCGGGTGCTGCGCCCAGCCTTGCTGTCGCCAGCCTTGGCCTGCTGCTCGTTGCCGGCATTGGCTGGTGGGATGACCATCGACCGCTGCCAGCCATGCGCCGGTTGATGGTGCATTTCGTCGCCGCGGCGTTGCTGGCGGGGCTGGTCAAGATGCACGGCGGCAGCTGGTTGTTGAGCCTGCTGGTGCTGTTCTTCACCGCGTCGCTGATCAACATCTGGAACTTCATGGATGGGATCAACGGGATTGCCAGCAGTCAGGCGGTCATCGTTGCGCTGGGCTTCGCCACCGTGCTGCCCTGGCCCTGGTCGCTGGTGGCCATCGTGCTTGGCCTGGCCTGCCTGGGTTTCCTGCCATTCAATTTTCCGCAGGCGCGGATCTTCATGGGGGATGTAGGCAGTGGCGCGCTGGGCTACGCCGTTGCCGTCGTGCTGGCCGTTGCTGCCCTGCACACCGATATCCATTGGATCCTGCTGCTGCTGCCCTTGTCCGCCTTCCTTGTGGACGCGGGCTTCACGCTGTTGGCGCGCATGCTTTCCGGGCAACGCTGGATGGAACCCCACACCCAGCATGTCTACCAGCGCGCGGTCCAGGCAGGAGCCAGCCATGCCCAGGTGACAGGGATGTACTTTGTTTTGGGCCTGTTCAGTATTACAGTGTTCAATATCTGCACCAATTTGCAGCCGAGGTGGGAGGCTGCCGTAGCGGTCGCGTGGTTTGCCGCGCTGACCCTGCTGTGGCTCCTCCTGCGCAATGGATTGCGCCACCCATAA